The genome window AATTGAGGCCAAAAGCCTTTTCTTTGTGTCCCACTTCCTGCGAGAGGCAAAATGAATTCCTGCCTTGTTCCCCACGAGCTCGTTAATCATATTGGCCAAATCGATTATCCTGATTTCACGACCAGCGGCGAGGTTAAAAGATTCACCTATTGCCTCCTCGAAATACCCGGCTCGCAGAAGCCCATCGACAAGATCGCCCACATAGGTAAAGTCACGCGTTTCCTCACCTGTGCCTGTTATTGGAAGTGGTAACCCTTTCATAGCCCAATAAATGAAATTGGGAATCACATTTCGGTATTGACCAGGTACCTCACCCGGACCATAAGAGTTGAAGAATCGGGGCTTAACCGCCGGGAAGTCGTAATGATGGTGGAAAAAGTTACAATAAAGCTCCCCTGACATCTTAGTGATTTGGTAAGGCGAACTAAGGTGCATGGTCACGAAATCCTCTTTCAAAGGTAGTGGCATTTCGCCCCCATAGATAGCACATCCCGAAGAAGCGTAAACGAACCGCTCTACACCTGCGAGGACGCTGTACTCAAGCATTCGCAAGGTGCCCATGCCGTTAACCATAAGATCGCGTTCGGGATGATCCACCGAGTTTTGGTTAGCGAAGAAAGCAGCAAGATGAAACACGATCTGTGGACGCTCAAAGAAAACTCTCTTAATCATAACTTCGTCGAGAACACTACCTTTGACGAATAAAACATTAGAAGTCGATGGGACATTCCACAGCTGCCCTGATGAAAGATCGTCAAGGATTATCACTTGAGCTCCCAACTCCACTAAAGCTTGCGAAAGGTTTGACCCAATAGCTCCAGCTCCGCCCGTTACCAAAACGGTTTTACCCTCATAAAATTCTTTATAGTTTTCCACCATTATCACCCCTACACCTTTTAGTTAAATCCTACCATAAAAAGTTATTCCACTGTAGTCCCTGCACCTGCCAAAAGCTGTATATACTGGTCTATACACTTTTCCTTATCAAAATGCTCTTCAGCATACAGCCGCCCCTTTCTACCCATCTCTCCTCTAAGGTTAGAGTCAGAATAAAGCTCAAAAATTGCCCTCGCCAAAGCATCATAATCTCCTGCATCCGCCCAAATTCCGGCCTTAGATTCTTCTAAAATCCTTTTGGCGTCGCTTGTCGCAGGCGTGCTACAAATTGCAGGACGCTCTACTGCCATTATACACTGCAGTTTTCCCGGCACCACCGGAGTTCGTAAGCTTTTAACGAGGGTAACCAAACACGCGTCAGAGGCCTGCAGGAGTTCTATATACTCCTCTTCTGGTAGATGAGGGAGAAAGTGCACGCTTTTCAAGCCCAAATCTTGGGAGAGTTTTTTAAGTTTTGGCAGCTCTACTCCGCTTCCAGCGAGCACCAAAGCAAAATTTCTAATTTCCTTTTCTAAAGGCGCGGCTGCTTTCAATATATCGTCCACTCCTTGAGCAAACCCCATAACGCCAGCATAAGAAACAACGAAAGAATCCGCAAGTCCGAGGCGCTCCCTCAAAGAGTTCTTTAAAGGCCCCGGCCTATATTTTTCGAGGTCCACCCAATTGGGAACCACGTAAGCCCTGTCCTCAGCCACGCCATGTTCAATCACATACTTGCGGTTTCCCTCAGAGTGGACAGTAATAAAATCCGCATATCGGTAGGCCCAC of Acetomicrobium sp. S15 = DSM 107314 contains these proteins:
- a CDS encoding NAD-dependent epimerase/dehydratase family protein, with protein sequence MENYKEFYEGKTVLVTGGAGAIGSNLSQALVELGAQVIILDDLSSGQLWNVPSTSNVLFVKGSVLDEVMIKRVFFERPQIVFHLAAFFANQNSVDHPERDLMVNGMGTLRMLEYSVLAGVERFVYASSGCAIYGGEMPLPLKEDFVTMHLSSPYQITKMSGELYCNFFHHHYDFPAVKPRFFNSYGPGEVPGQYRNVIPNFIYWAMKGLPLPITGTGEETRDFTYVGDLVDGLLRAGYFEEAIGESFNLAAGREIRIIDLANMINELVGNKAGIHFASRRKWDTKKRLLASIELANKLIGYEPKMTFEEGLGNTIQWFRDNWKNIEASAEFGPGASSAVREMVIVKQ
- a CDS encoding glycosyltransferase family 4 protein — encoded protein: MPRKILLLTISYSPVLNSAARLFSELAEHLKKKSFCVTVITSMPQRYVADDKEKFPEEEELNGVKVYRLPMISLPKRVPLLRGFEHFFVAFQYWLKGRRLTCHDAVIVYSPPLPLTMAGIKLAQKWKGISIVNVQDLYPQSVIDLGLLKNPLLISLARWIERWAYRYADFITVHSEGNRKYVIEHGVAEDRAYVVPNWVDLEKYRPGPLKNSLRERLGLADSFVVSYAGVMGFAQGVDDILKAAAPLEKEIRNFALVLAGSGVELPKLKKLSQDLGLKSVHFLPHLPEEEYIELLQASDACLVTLVKSLRTPVVPGKLQCIMAVERPAICSTPATSDAKRILEESKAGIWADAGDYDALARAIFELYSDSNLRGEMGRKGRLYAEEHFDKEKCIDQYIQLLAGAGTTVE